The sequence ACGCCCGAGTCGCAGGGTATTCCTTCCGCTTATCTGGCCCGTTTCATCGAAGAACTGCAGGCGGATACCAGTCTGGATCTGCATACGCTGATGATTCTGAAAAATGGTTTTGTCATTGCCGAAACAAGCTTTGGCGCCTATGATCTGCACACCTGGACACAAGTTCATTCTTTTTCTAAATCGATCACCGGTTTGGCGATCGGCATGCTGATTGACGACGGGCTGCTGCAGCCGGACGATCATCTCGTCGATCTCTTTGCCAAACACAACAATATCCTTTCCCGGCTGACGCAAAAGAATATCACGCTGGCTCACTTACTGACCATGAGCAGCGGGGTGGTTTTTAACGAAATCGGCGCCTTGACCGAGACGGATTGGCTGAAAGCGTTTCTGGAATCGGGGGTGCGTTTTGAAGCGGGCAGCGCGTTTGCTTATAACAGCATGAACTCCTATCTGCTGTCGGCGCTCGTCAGGGAGATCAGCGGACAGGGCTTAATGGAATTTTTGCAGCCGCGCTTGTTCCAGCCTTTGGCGATTGAGAATGTGTATTGGGAAGTTTGCCCCAAGGGCATCGAAAAAGGCGGCTGGGGTTTGTATCTGGCGCCTGAAGACATGGCCAAAATCGGTCAGCTCTATCTGCAGCAAGGCAACTGGCAAGGCCAACAGCTTGTTTCAAAGCAATGGATTCAAGAGGCAATTTCCACAAAAATTAACGTGCCTGCCACGATCGGAGAGTATAACTATGGCTATCAGACCTGGGTGAGCCGACAGGAACATGCTTTCTTGCTGAACGGCATGTTCGGGCAAAATGTCATCGGCTTCCCGGAAAGTCAAATTTTGATCGTGACAACCGGCGGTGTCGGTGAGTTGTTCCAATCAAGCGGTTTCTTTCGGCTGTTGCACCGCTATTTTAAGCCGGCCTATCATCCGGGCCATTTTCTGCCGGAGAATACGGAAGCTTACTTGCGTTTGCAGCGGCTGCGGCATTTGCCGGGGCATGGCTGGAACAAGACGGAAACAGGGGCAGCCCTGCCCTTGTTCCATTCACGGGAACCCGGCTTGCCGCAGGCTTGCCTGACGCTCGACCGGCGTGTCTATGCTTTTACTTCGGCAGAGGCCGACAGCGTCGGCCTTTTTCCGTTGATCGCGCAGATTATGCAAAACAATTATACCAAAGGCATCCGTCGTTTGAAATTCCAGATCAGCGACCATCTGTTTTTGCTGATCGTGCAGGAAGAGGATGAAAGCTATACGCTGCCGATTGGTTTCCAAACGGATCGCTTTACTGCGCTGTCGTTGCACGGAGAGTCTTATCTGATCGGCTGCCGGGGGCAATTCGCTCTGGATGAGGATGAACATTTGGTGCTGAAGCTGCGTTGTTCGTTTCTGGAACTCTCCGTGGCCCGTCTCATCAAATTTTACTTCGACGGCAATCAGCTGCGGGTGAATTTCAGCGAATCACCCGGCAAAGAGGTTATTTTCGAAGCTCTTTCTTCGCTGGTGGAGGAGGCTTCCAAAAAGAAATTACTGGAGGCTGTCATTGCGCGCGTCGATGCGGACTACCTGGTTTACCGCATCGAGCGTTCTTTTAACCCAGTCCTGACAGCGAAGGTTGTGGAGGAGAGTACTTAACTAAGCGAACTGAACAGCAGGAAGGGGATGCAGCCAACCGCCACACCCCCTTCCTGCTTTTATACGACGACGATATTGACCAGTCTGTTTTTGACAACGATGATTTTGATGATTTTTTTGCCGGTTAAATACGATTCCAGCCCCGGCGAAGCCAAAGCCATGGTCTTAATATTTTCTTCCGATTCTTCCCGATCCACTTCGATTTTGTCGCGGACCTTGCCGTTAATTTGCAGCGCCAGTTCGACGTTGTCCGCTAACAGCATCGTTTCATCACAAATCGGCCAGGCTTGATTGTGGATCGAATAAGGTCTGCCGAGCTGCTGCCAAAGCTCTTCCGTTAAGTGTGGCGCCAGGGGAGCCAGCAAGCGCAGCAAATCCGCGGTTGCTTCTTCCAATAAGACCCGATCTTTGCTGATGTTTTCCGTATCATATTGGTTCAGCGCATTGAGAAATTCCATGATCTTGGCAATGGAGGTATTGAACTGCGAGACTTCCATGTCTTTCGTGCAGTATTGGATCGCCTGGTGACGATAGAACTGCAGTCGTTTGCCGGCTTTGGCATTGGCGATTCCGCCGGATCCGCTCCGGCGTATTTCCAGCAGACGGTCGATCCAACGCTCCACCCGGTCAATAAAGCGCGACATTGCCTTGATACCGCTGTCATCCCAGGGGCCGCCTTCGGTATAATTATAGGTAAAGCCAAGGAAGAGGCGCAGAATATCCGAACCGTAGTTTTCCAGATAACTGTCGGGGGAGATTACGTTGCCGTGGGATTTCGACATCCGGTTGCCGTCGGGTCCCAGGATAATTCCTTGATGGATGAGGGAACGGAATGGTTCATCGAAGTTGAGATAACCACAGTCACGCAGCGCTTTGACAAAGAAACGGGCATAAATCAGGTGCATGCAGGCATGTTCCGGTCCGCCAACATATTTATCGACCGGCAGCATACGATTGATCCAGTCGACATCCCAGGCCTGCTCGCTGTTTTTGTTGTCGGGATAGCGCAGGAAATACCAGGAAGAGTCGACAAAAGTGTCCATAGTATCGGGATCGCGTTCCGCCGGTCCGCCGCAGATGGGACAGACGGTATGCATAAAAGATTCGTTCTTGGCCAAAGGGGATTTCCCGTCCGGTTTGAATTCCACATCATACGGC comes from Negativicutes bacterium and encodes:
- a CDS encoding beta-lactamase family protein, whose amino-acid sequence is MDITVQANALKLIGQLLDRRSSTQPIIPYLPQKAVFPNHAQRQPFPSATPESQGIPSAYLARFIEELQADTSLDLHTLMILKNGFVIAETSFGAYDLHTWTQVHSFSKSITGLAIGMLIDDGLLQPDDHLVDLFAKHNNILSRLTQKNITLAHLLTMSSGVVFNEIGALTETDWLKAFLESGVRFEAGSAFAYNSMNSYLLSALVREISGQGLMEFLQPRLFQPLAIENVYWEVCPKGIEKGGWGLYLAPEDMAKIGQLYLQQGNWQGQQLVSKQWIQEAISTKINVPATIGEYNYGYQTWVSRQEHAFLLNGMFGQNVIGFPESQILIVTTGGVGELFQSSGFFRLLHRYFKPAYHPGHFLPENTEAYLRLQRLRHLPGHGWNKTETGAALPLFHSREPGLPQACLTLDRRVYAFTSAEADSVGLFPLIAQIMQNNYTKGIRRLKFQISDHLFLLIVQEEDESYTLPIGFQTDRFTALSLHGESYLIGCRGQFALDEDEHLVLKLRCSFLELSVARLIKFYFDGNQLRVNFSESPGKEVIFEALSSLVEEASKKKLLEAVIARVDADYLVYRIERSFNPVLTAKVVEEST